The following proteins are encoded in a genomic region of Bos javanicus breed banteng chromosome 20, ARS-OSU_banteng_1.0, whole genome shotgun sequence:
- the MIER3 gene encoding mesoderm induction early response protein 3 isoform X2, with protein MAEASFGSSSPVGSLSSEDHDFDPTAEMLVHDYDDERTLEEEEMMDEGKNFNSEIEDLEKEGNMPLEDLLAFYGYEPTIPAVANSSANSSPSELADELPDMTLDKEEIAKDLLSGDDEETQSSADDLTPSVTSHETSDFFPRPLRSNTTCDGDKDSEVEDVETDSGNSPEDLRKEIMIGLQYQAEIPPYLGEYAGNEKVYENEDQLLWRPGVVLESKVKEYLVETSLRTGNEKIMDRISAGAHTRDNEQALYELLKCNHNIKEAIERYCCNGKASQEGMTAWTEEECRSFEHALMLFGKDFHLIQKNKVRTRTVAECVAFYYMWKKSERYDYFAQQTKFGKKRYNHHPGVTDYMDRLVDETEALGGTVNSSALTSNRPEPVPDQQLNILNSFTASDLTALTNSVATVCNPTDVNCLDDSFPPLGNTPRGQVNHVPVVTEELLTLPSNGESDCFNLFETGFYHSELNPMNMCSEESERPAKRLKMGIAVPESFMNEVSVNNLGVDFENHTHHITSAKMAVSVADFGSLSANETNGFISAHALHQHAALHSE; from the exons ATGGCGGAG GCTTCTTTTGGAAGTTCGAGCCCAG TTGGGTCTTTGTCTTCTGAGGATCATGATTTTGACCCCACTGCTGAGATGTTGGTCCATGACTATGACGATGAAAGAACTCTCGAAGAGGAGGAAATGATGGATGAGGGTAAAAACTTCAATTCTGAAATCGAAGACTTAGAAAAG GAAGGAAACATGCCTCTAGAAGATTTATTGGCATTCTATGGCTATGAACCTACAATTCCAGCTGTTGCAAATTCCAGTGCAAATAGCTCCCCAAGTGAACTTGCAGATGAACTACCAGATATGACACTAGACAAA GAGGAAATAGCAAAAGACCTATTGTCAGGTGATGATGAGGAAACTCAGTCTTCCGCAGATGATCTGACTCCATCTGTGACTTCCCATGAAACTTCTGACTTCTTCCCTAGACCTTTACGAT caAATACTACGTGTGATGGAGATAAAGACTCAGAGGTTGAAGATGTTGAAACAGACAGTGGTAACTCACCTGAAGATCTGAGGAAG gaaataaTGATTGGTTTACAATATCAAGCAGAGATTCCACCTTATCTCGGAGAATATGCTGGTAATGAGAAAG TGTATGAAAATGAAGACCAGTTGCTTTGGCGTCCTGGTGTGGTTTTGGAGAGCAAAGTTAAGGAGTACCTTGTTGAGACCTCATTAAGaactggaaatgaaaaaataatggatCGGATTTCTGCAGGAGCACATACAAGGGACAATGAACAG GCATTATATGAACTTCTCAAGTGTAACCATAATATAAAGGAAGCAATCGAAAGATACTGTTGCAATGGCAAGGCATCTCAAG aaggaatgactGCATGGACAGAAGAAGAATGCCGGAGCTTTGAACATGCACTCATGCTTTTTGGAAAAGATTTTCATCTTATACAGAAGAATAAG GTGAGAACTAGAACAGTTGCTGAATGTGTAGCATTCTACTATATGTGGAAGAAGTCTGAGCGTTATGATTACTTTGCTCAACAGACAAAATTTGGAAAGAAACGATATAACCATCACCCTGGAGTTAC GGACTATATGGATCGTTTGGTGGATGAAACAGAAGCTCTGGGTGGGACAGTAAATTCTTCAGCCTTAACTTCTAACCGACCTGAGCCTGTACCTGATCAACAGCTAAACATTCTCAACTCTTTCACTGCCAGTGATTTGACAG ctttgACCAACAGCGTAGCGACCGTCTGCAATCCAACGGATGTGAATTGTTTGGATGATAGCTTTCCTCCACTGGGCAACACGCCCCGTGGACAAGTCAATCATGTGCCTGTTGTAACGGAGGAGTTACTCACCCTGCCCAGCAATGGGGAAAgtgattgttttaatttatttgagaCTGGATTTTATCACTCAGAGCTGAACCCCATGAACATGTGCAGTGAAGAGTCAGAAAGACCAGCAAAGAGATTGAAAATGGGCATTGCTGTTCCTGAATCCTTTATGAATGAGGTTTCTGTAAATAATTTGGGTGTAGACTTTGAAAATCACACACATCATATCACCAGTGCCAAAATGGCCGTGTCTGTGGCTGACTTTGGCAGTCTGTCTGCCAACGAGACCAATGGTTTCATCAGTGCCCACGCTCTGCATCAGCATGCCGCCCTGCATTCTGAATGA
- the MIER3 gene encoding mesoderm induction early response protein 3 isoform X1, with translation MSTVTWHSICLNSSIFWSSQHLASIACIPRNKLPRQVGVGSLSSEDHDFDPTAEMLVHDYDDERTLEEEEMMDEGKNFNSEIEDLEKEGNMPLEDLLAFYGYEPTIPAVANSSANSSPSELADELPDMTLDKEEIAKDLLSGDDEETQSSADDLTPSVTSHETSDFFPRPLRSNTTCDGDKDSEVEDVETDSGNSPEDLRKEIMIGLQYQAEIPPYLGEYAGNEKVYENEDQLLWRPGVVLESKVKEYLVETSLRTGNEKIMDRISAGAHTRDNEQALYELLKCNHNIKEAIERYCCNGKASQEGMTAWTEEECRSFEHALMLFGKDFHLIQKNKVRTRTVAECVAFYYMWKKSERYDYFAQQTKFGKKRYNHHPGVTDYMDRLVDETEALGGTVNSSALTSNRPEPVPDQQLNILNSFTASDLTALTNSVATVCNPTDVNCLDDSFPPLGNTPRGQVNHVPVVTEELLTLPSNGESDCFNLFETGFYHSELNPMNMCSEESERPAKRLKMGIAVPESFMNEVSVNNLGVDFENHTHHITSAKMAVSVADFGSLSANETNGFISAHALHQHAALHSE, from the exons TTGGGTCTTTGTCTTCTGAGGATCATGATTTTGACCCCACTGCTGAGATGTTGGTCCATGACTATGACGATGAAAGAACTCTCGAAGAGGAGGAAATGATGGATGAGGGTAAAAACTTCAATTCTGAAATCGAAGACTTAGAAAAG GAAGGAAACATGCCTCTAGAAGATTTATTGGCATTCTATGGCTATGAACCTACAATTCCAGCTGTTGCAAATTCCAGTGCAAATAGCTCCCCAAGTGAACTTGCAGATGAACTACCAGATATGACACTAGACAAA GAGGAAATAGCAAAAGACCTATTGTCAGGTGATGATGAGGAAACTCAGTCTTCCGCAGATGATCTGACTCCATCTGTGACTTCCCATGAAACTTCTGACTTCTTCCCTAGACCTTTACGAT caAATACTACGTGTGATGGAGATAAAGACTCAGAGGTTGAAGATGTTGAAACAGACAGTGGTAACTCACCTGAAGATCTGAGGAAG gaaataaTGATTGGTTTACAATATCAAGCAGAGATTCCACCTTATCTCGGAGAATATGCTGGTAATGAGAAAG TGTATGAAAATGAAGACCAGTTGCTTTGGCGTCCTGGTGTGGTTTTGGAGAGCAAAGTTAAGGAGTACCTTGTTGAGACCTCATTAAGaactggaaatgaaaaaataatggatCGGATTTCTGCAGGAGCACATACAAGGGACAATGAACAG GCATTATATGAACTTCTCAAGTGTAACCATAATATAAAGGAAGCAATCGAAAGATACTGTTGCAATGGCAAGGCATCTCAAG aaggaatgactGCATGGACAGAAGAAGAATGCCGGAGCTTTGAACATGCACTCATGCTTTTTGGAAAAGATTTTCATCTTATACAGAAGAATAAG GTGAGAACTAGAACAGTTGCTGAATGTGTAGCATTCTACTATATGTGGAAGAAGTCTGAGCGTTATGATTACTTTGCTCAACAGACAAAATTTGGAAAGAAACGATATAACCATCACCCTGGAGTTAC GGACTATATGGATCGTTTGGTGGATGAAACAGAAGCTCTGGGTGGGACAGTAAATTCTTCAGCCTTAACTTCTAACCGACCTGAGCCTGTACCTGATCAACAGCTAAACATTCTCAACTCTTTCACTGCCAGTGATTTGACAG ctttgACCAACAGCGTAGCGACCGTCTGCAATCCAACGGATGTGAATTGTTTGGATGATAGCTTTCCTCCACTGGGCAACACGCCCCGTGGACAAGTCAATCATGTGCCTGTTGTAACGGAGGAGTTACTCACCCTGCCCAGCAATGGGGAAAgtgattgttttaatttatttgagaCTGGATTTTATCACTCAGAGCTGAACCCCATGAACATGTGCAGTGAAGAGTCAGAAAGACCAGCAAAGAGATTGAAAATGGGCATTGCTGTTCCTGAATCCTTTATGAATGAGGTTTCTGTAAATAATTTGGGTGTAGACTTTGAAAATCACACACATCATATCACCAGTGCCAAAATGGCCGTGTCTGTGGCTGACTTTGGCAGTCTGTCTGCCAACGAGACCAATGGTTTCATCAGTGCCCACGCTCTGCATCAGCATGCCGCCCTGCATTCTGAATGA
- the MIER3 gene encoding mesoderm induction early response protein 3 isoform X3 gives MLVHDYDDERTLEEEEMMDEGKNFNSEIEDLEKEGNMPLEDLLAFYGYEPTIPAVANSSANSSPSELADELPDMTLDKEEIAKDLLSGDDEETQSSADDLTPSVTSHETSDFFPRPLRSNTTCDGDKDSEVEDVETDSGNSPEDLRKEIMIGLQYQAEIPPYLGEYAGNEKVYENEDQLLWRPGVVLESKVKEYLVETSLRTGNEKIMDRISAGAHTRDNEQALYELLKCNHNIKEAIERYCCNGKASQEGMTAWTEEECRSFEHALMLFGKDFHLIQKNKVRTRTVAECVAFYYMWKKSERYDYFAQQTKFGKKRYNHHPGVTDYMDRLVDETEALGGTVNSSALTSNRPEPVPDQQLNILNSFTASDLTALTNSVATVCNPTDVNCLDDSFPPLGNTPRGQVNHVPVVTEELLTLPSNGESDCFNLFETGFYHSELNPMNMCSEESERPAKRLKMGIAVPESFMNEVSVNNLGVDFENHTHHITSAKMAVSVADFGSLSANETNGFISAHALHQHAALHSE, from the exons ATGTTGGTCCATGACTATGACGATGAAAGAACTCTCGAAGAGGAGGAAATGATGGATGAGGGTAAAAACTTCAATTCTGAAATCGAAGACTTAGAAAAG GAAGGAAACATGCCTCTAGAAGATTTATTGGCATTCTATGGCTATGAACCTACAATTCCAGCTGTTGCAAATTCCAGTGCAAATAGCTCCCCAAGTGAACTTGCAGATGAACTACCAGATATGACACTAGACAAA GAGGAAATAGCAAAAGACCTATTGTCAGGTGATGATGAGGAAACTCAGTCTTCCGCAGATGATCTGACTCCATCTGTGACTTCCCATGAAACTTCTGACTTCTTCCCTAGACCTTTACGAT caAATACTACGTGTGATGGAGATAAAGACTCAGAGGTTGAAGATGTTGAAACAGACAGTGGTAACTCACCTGAAGATCTGAGGAAG gaaataaTGATTGGTTTACAATATCAAGCAGAGATTCCACCTTATCTCGGAGAATATGCTGGTAATGAGAAAG TGTATGAAAATGAAGACCAGTTGCTTTGGCGTCCTGGTGTGGTTTTGGAGAGCAAAGTTAAGGAGTACCTTGTTGAGACCTCATTAAGaactggaaatgaaaaaataatggatCGGATTTCTGCAGGAGCACATACAAGGGACAATGAACAG GCATTATATGAACTTCTCAAGTGTAACCATAATATAAAGGAAGCAATCGAAAGATACTGTTGCAATGGCAAGGCATCTCAAG aaggaatgactGCATGGACAGAAGAAGAATGCCGGAGCTTTGAACATGCACTCATGCTTTTTGGAAAAGATTTTCATCTTATACAGAAGAATAAG GTGAGAACTAGAACAGTTGCTGAATGTGTAGCATTCTACTATATGTGGAAGAAGTCTGAGCGTTATGATTACTTTGCTCAACAGACAAAATTTGGAAAGAAACGATATAACCATCACCCTGGAGTTAC GGACTATATGGATCGTTTGGTGGATGAAACAGAAGCTCTGGGTGGGACAGTAAATTCTTCAGCCTTAACTTCTAACCGACCTGAGCCTGTACCTGATCAACAGCTAAACATTCTCAACTCTTTCACTGCCAGTGATTTGACAG ctttgACCAACAGCGTAGCGACCGTCTGCAATCCAACGGATGTGAATTGTTTGGATGATAGCTTTCCTCCACTGGGCAACACGCCCCGTGGACAAGTCAATCATGTGCCTGTTGTAACGGAGGAGTTACTCACCCTGCCCAGCAATGGGGAAAgtgattgttttaatttatttgagaCTGGATTTTATCACTCAGAGCTGAACCCCATGAACATGTGCAGTGAAGAGTCAGAAAGACCAGCAAAGAGATTGAAAATGGGCATTGCTGTTCCTGAATCCTTTATGAATGAGGTTTCTGTAAATAATTTGGGTGTAGACTTTGAAAATCACACACATCATATCACCAGTGCCAAAATGGCCGTGTCTGTGGCTGACTTTGGCAGTCTGTCTGCCAACGAGACCAATGGTTTCATCAGTGCCCACGCTCTGCATCAGCATGCCGCCCTGCATTCTGAATGA